In Penaeus vannamei isolate JL-2024 chromosome 4, ASM4276789v1, whole genome shotgun sequence, a single window of DNA contains:
- the LOC113804821 gene encoding aminopeptidase N — protein sequence MLSAFLLAVYVTTATAQKFMSPPNMFWRPSVVAPSFRPWQVPNPVSSVPWQIPFPRSEPPTPLWYPPQTRGSPTHTMVNFPSERGTPAIMMMEQPKAETSKPKTQSIRLPSTLKPLHYLIKLQPFVNGNSSVVGYVEVEMEVLESTSNITLHMADILTKNDSVKVSSRDDPGAAALRIKMQEYDFRRQFYIAHLEEELQKGKKYVLAMEFIGYLNDQMRGFYKTTYTDADGMRKNLATTNFKPSYARYAFPCFDEPALRATFEVFLARETWMTSVANIPHNNTLPVEGQEGWKWDHYQVTFPISTFQVGFLVSSFAVLNSTENDHVVLRVWARRAVLQQADYARQVGPQILTHLEDFLNKTFPLPKQDLIAVPELIPRVTEGRGITHIREDHLLFHPEISSVRDQEQVAHTVAFALAQQCLGDLLSPGWWDEGLGQGFATFMEYMGVELLEPDWKVMEDFVVSQLHPAFALDCLESSHEVITPVVNPEKLSELSDVITNGKGSSLIRMVSHFLGDKLFSDGFNSYLKDFKNTTAKHDDLWESLTTAAHADNVLPEYTTVKMIMDTWTLQTGYPVIKVIRSPEGTSATVTQERFRQVKNPEETSDTKWWVPLTYTTQSDAAFNVTQATVWMKASEDSITITSLPPKDEWVIFNLQETGYYRVNYDDFNWDLLIQQLKDDHEVIHVINRAQIIDDAMNLARVGHLRYETALYMLSYLKNEVEFLPWIAAMNNLEYLESMLGASMDHGAIKSFLLGLVVPLYDSMRIANETEDSRHVQHLQELAIHWACKLGYPQCLSDALTTFHMWMKLPKNESLIAPNVKSSVYCHAIAEGGPTEWAFGWNQFLKSKVASEKEKLLNGLGCSKEVAILTRFLEMAFLPNGEIMRQDSIIAFTSVARNEFGRALAWDFLKNRWNDVYVFDKRQRAKMLRAATSAFSTREDLQKLQLFQQDSTYDMEENVRSVEQVVERTRNNLFWMASNYNTIVKLLEIGQSLKAGQPSQVA from the exons ATGTTATCTGCTTTCCTCCTCGCCGTGTACGTGACCACAGCAACGGCACAGAAGTTCATGTCTCCGCCCAACATGTTCTGGAGGCCCTCGGTCGTCGCTCCCTCCTTCAGGCCTTGGCAGGTCCCGAACCCCGTGTCTTCCGTTCCTTGGCAGATTCCCTTCCCGAGGAGCGAGCCGCCCACCCCACTCTGGTATCCGCCCCAAACACGTGGATCGCCCACTCATACGATGGTTAATTTCCCTTCTGAAAGGGGGACGCCTGCTATCATGATG ATGGAACAACCAAAAGCTGAAACAAGCAAGCCAAAAACGCAATCAATCCGTTTGCCTTCGACTCTGAAACCACTTCATTATTTGATCAAACTTCAGCCTTTCGTCAACGGCAACTCCAGCGTTGTCGGTtacgtggaggtggagatggaagtcCTGGAGTCGACCTCCAACATCACACTCCACATGGCCGACATCCTCACTAAGAACGACTCAGTCAAG GTATCAAGCCGTGATGATCCTGGAGCCGCAGCTTTGAGGATCAAGATGCAAGAGTATGACTTCAGGCGTCAGTTCTATATCGCCCACCTGGAGGAGGAGTTGCAGAAGGGGAAGAAGTACGTCTTGGCCATGGAGTTTATCGGTTACCTAAACGACCAGATGCGAGGCTTCTACAAGACCACCTACACTGATGCTGACGGTATGCGGAA GAATCTGGCGACGACGAACTTCAAGCCCTCCTACGCGCGCTACGCCTTCCCATGCTTCGATGAGCCGGCGCTGAGAGCCACCTTTGAGGTCTTCCTTGCGAGGGAAACCTGGATGACGTCGGTGGCCAACATCCCTCACAACAATACTCTACCAGT GGAAGGTCAAGAGGGATGGAAGTGGGACCACTACCAGGTgaccttccccatctccaccttCCAAGTCGGTTTCCTGGTGTCGAGCTTTGCCGTCCTGAACTCCACCGAAAACGACCACGTGGTACTGCGAG TGTGGGCGAGGCGAGCGGTCCTCCAGCAAGCGGATTACGCGAGGCAGGTCGGGCCCCAAATCCTGACGCATCTGGAGGATTTCCTGAACAAAACCTTCCCTCTCCCGAAGCAAGACTTGATCGCTGTTCCAGAACTCATTCCTCGAGTGACGGAGGGCAGGGGAATCACCCATATTAG AGAAGACCACCTGCTTTTCCACCCGGAGATCTCAAGCGTCAGGGACCAAGAGCAGGTCGCACACACCGTGGCCTTCGCGTTGGCACAGCAGTGTCTGGGTGACCTCCTCTCTCCCGGGTGGTGGGATGAAGGTCTCGGCCAAGGATTTGCTACGTTTATGGAGTACATGGGCGTGGAACTT CTTGAGCCCGACTGGAAGGTCATGGAGGACTTCGTGGTCAGCCAACTCCACCCGGCCTTCGCTCTGGACTGCCTGGAATCGTCACACGAGGTCATCACCCCAGTGGTCAACCCGGAGAAACTCAGCGAACTCTCTGACGTCATCACCAATGGGAAAG GATCCTCTCTTATTCGCATGGTGAGCCACTTCCTCGGTGATAAGCTGTTTAGTGATGGTTTTAACAGCTACCTGAAGGATTT CAAGAATACCACTGCAAAACATGACGATCTCTGGGAAAGTCTGACTACTGCTGCGCATGCGGACAATGTGCTGCCTGAGTATACGACAGTTAAGATGATAATGGACACGTGGACTTTACAGACAGGTTACCCTGTCATTAAGGTGATCAGGAGCCCGGAAGGTACCTCCGCTACAGTCACGCAG GAACGTTTTCGGCAGGTGAAGAACCCCGAAGAGACGTCTGACACCAAGTGGTGGGTTCCCCTGACGTACACGACTCAGAGCGACGCCGCTTTCAACGTGACTCAGGCGACGGTGTGGATGAAGGCGTCAGAGGACAGCATCACTATCACGTCCCTTCCCCCGAAGGACGAGTGGGTCATCTTCAACCTGCAGGAGACGGGCTACTACAGGGTCAACTACGACGATTTCAACTGGGACCTCCTCATCCAGCAGCTGAAGGACGACCACGAGGTCATCCACGTCATCAACCGAGCGCAGATTATTGATGATGCCATGAATCTTGCTAGAGTAG GTCATCTCCGTTACGAGACTGCTCTGTACATGCTATCTTATCTCAAAAATGAGGTTGAATTTCTTCCCTGGATTGCTGCTATGAACAACTTAGAGTACCTAGAATCTATGTTAGGAGCGTCAATGGACCACGGTGCTATCAAG AGTTTCCTGTTGGGCTTGGTGGTGCCCCTGTACGACTCAATGAGGATTGCCAACGAAACAGAAGACTCTCGTCATGTGCAACATTTACAAGAACTAGCCATACACTGGGCTTGCAAGCTTGGCTACCCCCAATGTCTAAGTGACGCCCTCACCACCTTCCATATGTGGATGAAACTACCTAAGAACGaaag CCTGATCGCCCCCAACGTGAAGTCATCCGTGTACTGCCACGCCATCGCAGAAGGCGGACCGACTGAATGGGCTTTTGGCTGGAATCAATTTCTGAAGTCTAAGGTCGCATCCGAGAAGGAGAAACTCCTGAACGGGCTGGGTTGCAGTAAAGAAGTTGCTATTCTTACAAG GTTCCTTGAGATGGCTTTCCTGCCCAACGGCGAAATAATGAGGCAGGACTCCATAATAGCCTTTACGTCCGTCGCCAGAAACGAATTTGGACGCGCCTTAGCCTGGGACTTCCTCAAGAACCGTTGGAATGACGTATATGTCTT CGACAAGAGGCAGCGAGCGAAGATGCTGCGGGCGGCCACTTCCGCCTTCAGTACGAGGGAAGATCTTCAGAAG TTGCAATTATTCCAGCAGGACAGTACATATGACATGGAAGAGAACGTCCGCAGTGTCGAACAGGTAGTTGAAAGGACGAGAAACAACCTCTTCTGGATGGCGTCGAACTACAACACGATCGTTAAGCTGTTAGAGATTGGCCAGTCTCTGAAAGCTGGACAACCAAGCCAAGTGGCATAG